One region of Chanodichthys erythropterus isolate Z2021 chromosome 17, ASM2448905v1, whole genome shotgun sequence genomic DNA includes:
- the trarg1a gene encoding trafficking regulator of GLUT4 1 codes for MAINTDTEFAKSNLGESGGTQPAETEKLLVTTEPTGVKTSSSFAVSVGDDKAVDGDQNGHSLPLRAGSVGQLSVAPHSPSRASLSRSSFAGNAAQEQQKPKDYLILVIFSCFCPVWPLSIVALVYSIMSRNSLQQGDIDGARRLGRLARLISCVAIIVGLLSIIIYVVVAVTGKGA; via the exons ATGGCGATAAACACAGATACGGAGTTTGCGAAATCGAATCTGGGGGAGAGTGGCGGCACGCAACCAGCCGAGACCGAGAAACTCCTCGTGACCACCGAGCCCACCGGGGTGAAGACCTCCAGCTCCTTCGCGGTCAGTGTCGGGGATGACAAGGCTGTCGACGGGGATCAGAACGGCCACAGTCTGCCGCTGAGAGCCGGATCAGTGGGGCAGCTCTCGGTGGCTCCTCACTCCCCGTCCAGAGCGAGCCTGAGCCGCTCATCATTCGCCGGCAATGCCGCCCAAGAGCAGCAGAAACCCAAAGACTACCTCATACTGGTCATTTTTTCCTGCTTTTGTCCCGTGTGGCCACTAAGCATCGTTGCGTTGGTCTATTCAATTATG TCCAGAAACAGTCTACAGCAGGGGGATATTGATGGGGCAAGACGCCTGGGACGCTTGGCTCGCCTGATTAGCTGTGTGGCCATCATCGTGGGCCTCCTTAGCATCATAATCTATGTGGTGGTTGCAG TGACTGGAAAGGGGGCGTAG